A stretch of the Symmachiella macrocystis genome encodes the following:
- a CDS encoding SulP family inorganic anion transporter, with translation MLQFFSKHTASVKDDILSGLTVALALVPEAVAFAFVAGIPPTVGLYSAFFIGLVTSLAGGRPGMISGATGAMAVVVVSLVALHGIQYLFPAVILCGLLQITVGVLRLGKLIRLVPHSVMLGFVNGLAIVIGLAQLGSFKTLGADGAMTYLQGAPLMIMIGLVVLTMAIIVLLPKLTKAVPSSLAAILAVSMISVGINQYAPQNWLPTGQAHAVQTVDDLMMNNLKAKAVHEAAVVVHSQNATVAELDAQAVAPLSVLSPEQVEATIASVKPTAEPLPMLFFLDSRYVLAPMTWETLGIILPFSLILAGVGLIESLMTLTLIDEITDTRGYGNRECIGQGAANIVCGLFGGMGGCAMIGQSLINVNSGGRGRLSGVVAAIGLMTMVVLLKPVISLVPMAALVGVMFMVVIGTFEWSTLHTWNRIPKSDVLVMVLVAGYTVLFHNLAIAVLLGIVVQALIFAWHHATHLMADIHFEDDKKVYQLHGPLFFASVTSLREIVDPANDPDVVAIDFYFSRVYDQSAMEAIHKLAERYRQENKCLLLRNLNADCKRMIEKAGNLAEVEISEDQHYHITKML, from the coding sequence ATGTTACAGTTTTTTTCGAAGCACACCGCTTCGGTCAAGGATGACATTTTATCGGGTTTGACGGTGGCCTTAGCATTGGTCCCCGAAGCTGTCGCGTTCGCCTTTGTTGCTGGAATTCCCCCAACCGTGGGATTGTATTCCGCATTCTTCATCGGCTTGGTCACTTCATTGGCAGGCGGGCGGCCGGGAATGATTTCCGGAGCGACGGGAGCGATGGCGGTCGTGGTCGTGTCCCTTGTCGCCCTGCATGGTATCCAATACCTGTTTCCCGCTGTCATTCTCTGCGGATTGTTACAGATCACCGTCGGCGTGCTCCGCTTAGGAAAACTGATTCGGCTCGTACCGCATTCGGTCATGCTGGGCTTCGTCAATGGTTTGGCCATTGTGATTGGTCTCGCTCAGCTGGGGAGTTTCAAGACGTTGGGCGCTGACGGGGCAATGACGTACCTGCAAGGCGCGCCCTTGATGATCATGATCGGCCTCGTCGTCTTGACGATGGCAATCATTGTGTTGCTCCCCAAACTGACCAAGGCTGTGCCCAGTTCTCTGGCTGCCATTCTGGCCGTCTCCATGATTTCTGTTGGAATCAATCAATACGCGCCTCAAAACTGGTTGCCTACCGGACAGGCCCATGCAGTCCAGACTGTTGACGACCTGATGATGAACAATTTGAAGGCCAAAGCCGTTCATGAGGCTGCGGTGGTAGTTCACAGTCAAAATGCGACTGTTGCTGAATTGGACGCGCAGGCGGTCGCTCCGCTGTCGGTGTTAAGCCCCGAACAGGTCGAGGCGACGATTGCATCAGTCAAGCCCACAGCAGAGCCGTTGCCGATGTTGTTTTTTCTCGATTCTCGCTACGTGCTCGCTCCCATGACATGGGAAACATTGGGGATTATCCTGCCGTTTTCTCTAATTCTGGCCGGGGTGGGATTGATCGAATCGTTGATGACGCTCACCTTGATCGATGAAATCACCGACACGCGCGGCTATGGAAATCGCGAATGCATCGGGCAAGGCGCTGCTAATATCGTCTGTGGACTGTTTGGCGGCATGGGGGGCTGTGCGATGATTGGTCAATCTTTGATCAACGTTAATTCCGGGGGACGTGGGCGGCTGTCCGGTGTTGTGGCTGCGATCGGCTTAATGACGATGGTCGTGCTGTTAAAACCGGTGATCTCCCTGGTTCCCATGGCAGCCTTGGTCGGCGTGATGTTCATGGTCGTGATCGGCACGTTTGAATGGAGTACGCTGCACACCTGGAATCGTATTCCCAAAAGCGATGTGCTGGTGATGGTGCTCGTGGCTGGCTACACCGTCTTGTTTCACAACTTGGCGATTGCCGTGTTACTGGGGATTGTCGTGCAGGCACTCATTTTTGCCTGGCATCATGCGACGCACTTGATGGCTGATATTCACTTTGAAGATGACAAAAAAGTCTATCAGCTGCACGGCCCGCTCTTCTTCGCCTCGGTCACCAGCCTCCGCGAAATCGTCGATCCGGCGAACGACCCCGATGTGGTCGCCATCGATTTCTACTTTTCACGCGTTTACGATCAGTCTGCGATGGAAGCCATCCACAAGCTGGCTGAACGGTATCGCCAGGAAAACAAATGTCTGCTGCTGCGGAATCTGAATGCGGATTGCAAACGCATGATTGAAAAAGCAGGCAACTTGGCAGAAGTCGAGATTTCAGAAGACCAACACTATCATATCACCAAGATGCTCTGA
- a CDS encoding CoA-transferase subunit beta, whose product MTTKTYTPIEQMICTAAGLLEDGALVVVGTGAPCAAAMLAQLTTAPKLTLMFEAGGVGPRLPRMPISVGDSRTFYQGLMATSMADIMETCQRGMVDYTFLGGAQIDRYGNLNSTVIGDYDTPAVRLPGSGGANDLGSLCRKTLVITPHDPRRFVERVDYVTTAGYLDGPGAREAAGLPPGTGPHKVITDLAILGFHPDTKRMQVESLHPGVTLEAVRSRTSFDIDVAEQLATTALPTSDQLDALRDQVDPHGYIIGRSL is encoded by the coding sequence ATGACCACAAAGACCTACACACCCATCGAACAAATGATCTGCACGGCGGCTGGATTGCTCGAAGATGGCGCTTTGGTGGTTGTGGGGACCGGAGCGCCCTGTGCGGCGGCGATGCTGGCGCAATTGACGACGGCTCCCAAATTGACGTTGATGTTCGAAGCGGGGGGCGTTGGGCCGCGATTGCCGCGGATGCCGATCAGCGTGGGGGATTCTCGCACGTTTTACCAAGGTCTGATGGCGACCAGCATGGCGGACATTATGGAAACCTGCCAACGGGGAATGGTCGACTACACCTTTTTGGGAGGGGCGCAGATCGATCGTTATGGCAATCTCAATTCCACAGTCATCGGCGATTACGACACGCCGGCGGTGCGGTTGCCGGGCAGCGGTGGCGCTAATGATCTCGGGTCGCTGTGCCGAAAAACGTTGGTCATCACGCCGCACGATCCTCGACGATTCGTGGAGCGAGTCGATTATGTGACGACCGCCGGGTACCTCGATGGCCCAGGAGCCCGCGAAGCGGCCGGGCTGCCACCCGGGACCGGGCCGCACAAAGTCATCACCGACTTGGCCATCCTCGGTTTTCACCCGGACACGAAGCGGATGCAAGTCGAGTCGCTGCACCCGGGCGTGACGTTAGAAGCGGTCCGCAGCAGAACGTCGTTTGATATCGATGTTGCCGAACAACTGGCAACGACTGCTCTGCCCACGAGCGATCAACTCGACGCCTTGCGGGACCAGGTGGATCCGCACGGATATATCATCGGCCGCTCACTCTGA
- a CDS encoding GxxExxY protein, whose protein sequence is MTENEIATQVVDAAIKVHSTLGPGLFEVVYETCIEHELKKRGLSVQRQVLIPVTYDSIQFEGAFVADLIVNDKVILELKSIETLLPVHKKQLLTYLKLAKKRLGLLLNFGAPLMKDGLVRLVNKLIE, encoded by the coding sequence TTGACTGAAAACGAAATTGCTACTCAAGTGGTAGATGCTGCGATAAAGGTCCATTCCACTCTTGGACCAGGGTTGTTCGAGGTTGTCTACGAGACGTGTATTGAGCACGAGTTGAAAAAACGGGGACTATCTGTGCAGCGGCAGGTTCTAATTCCAGTGACCTACGATTCCATCCAGTTCGAAGGAGCTTTTGTGGCGGACTTGATCGTCAACGACAAAGTGATTTTGGAACTAAAATCGATTGAAACACTCTTGCCGGTCCATAAGAAACAACTGTTAACATACCTCAAACTAGCAAAGAAGCGATTGGGCTTACTATTGAACTTCGGGGCTCCGTTGATGAAAGACGGACTGGTTCGACTCGTCAATAAGCTGATAGAGTAA
- a CDS encoding cyclase family protein, which translates to MFDNCKMIDLSVPLEHNAPSEPLPAQIHYFDHAGEGLAQMQQFFGIPPEDLVYSEGQGWAVEQVQAITHSGTHVDAPYHYGATSAGEPARTIDDVPLEWCFASGVVLDVRNVPDGEEITVAHLQAELERIEYTLQPLDIVMLRTDADKRIDSAAYFQQPGLGREGVLWLVEQGVRVIGIDAYTLDRPFANMVADYKKTGDGRHIWPAHFAGITAEYCQIEKLANLDQLPQPHGFYVSCLPVKIKAASAGWCRAVALVPSA; encoded by the coding sequence ATGTTTGACAATTGCAAAATGATCGACCTCAGCGTCCCCTTGGAACACAATGCTCCCAGCGAACCGCTGCCCGCGCAAATTCACTATTTCGACCACGCAGGTGAGGGCTTGGCGCAGATGCAGCAGTTCTTCGGCATCCCACCGGAGGACCTTGTCTATTCCGAGGGGCAGGGCTGGGCGGTGGAGCAGGTGCAGGCGATCACCCATAGCGGAACGCACGTCGATGCCCCTTACCACTACGGTGCAACATCAGCTGGCGAACCGGCGCGAACGATCGACGATGTGCCGCTTGAGTGGTGTTTCGCATCCGGAGTCGTTCTCGACGTACGTAATGTGCCTGATGGCGAAGAAATTACCGTCGCGCATCTTCAAGCAGAACTGGAGCGGATTGAATACACGCTTCAGCCGCTGGACATCGTGATGCTTCGCACTGACGCGGATAAGCGGATCGATTCAGCCGCCTATTTCCAGCAACCCGGTTTGGGACGCGAGGGGGTGCTCTGGTTGGTGGAGCAGGGGGTACGGGTGATCGGCATCGACGCCTATACGCTCGACCGTCCATTTGCCAACATGGTCGCGGACTACAAAAAAACGGGCGACGGCCGACACATCTGGCCGGCGCATTTCGCCGGCATCACAGCGGAATATTGTCAAATCGAAAAACTGGCCAATCTCGATCAACTCCCCCAACCACACGGATTCTACGTCTCATGCCTCCCCGTAAAAATCAAAGCCGCCAGCGCCGGCTGGTGCCGCGCCGTGGCCTTGGTGCCTTCTGCTTAA